ATGGACATCTGCCTGGGCGAAGAGAAGCGCACCATCGAGGTCAACCTCACCGATCGCAGCCATTTCGATTACCCGTTGCTGATCGGCGCCAGTGCCATCCGCAAGCTGGATGCAGCCATCGATCCCTCCAACCGCTACACCGCCGAACAACCCAACTGCTGATTGGCACGGGCTGCGCCTTGCTTTCGCGCAGTTCGGTGCGATTCTTGCCTCGAAATGGCACATTGCTACGGCGTCCTTGGACCGTGGCGCGTTTCGAGGTGACGTATGTGGGGATTGCTCAAACCGGGTATACGCGTGCTGGAGCGCGTGAGTTTCGCCCGCAAGTTCCAGTTGCTGTTCGTGCTGTTCGTCATTCCCCTGGGTTACGCGCTCTGGGTGATGACGAGCACCAATCTGGAGCGCATCGAGGTGCTGCGCAGCGAGGTAGACGGCATGCACGGTGTGCAGGCACTGGGCGCGGTCGAGCAGGAGCTGCACCAACAGCGTTTCCTGCTGGCACGCTGGAAGGGCAACGACAAGGCAGCCGAGGCGCTGTTGCGCGAGCGTAGCGGCAAGCTTGGCGAGGCCCTGGAAGCCGCCGCCGAACAGGTAAAGCTGACGCCGAGCGAGGAAACCGGCCCGCAGCTCGACGCCCTGCAGGCCTCGGTGGCTGACCTGGATCTTGCCGTGCTGGGTAAAATGGCCCTACTCGACGCCCTCGAGCGTTACCAAAAAACACTGTCCCTGCTCACGGTGCTACGTGAGCAAGTCGCCACCGACAGCGGCCTGATCCTCGATCCATTCCTCGACACCTACCTGATGATGGAGCAGATGACCCAGACCCTGCCGCGTCTGTCGGACAACCTGGGCAACTTCGCCAGCCAGGGGTACGGCTCGCTGGTGGCGCAGCATTTCACCCTGCAGAACCGCGTGGCGGTGCGTGACCTGCGCCGCTCCCTGGAACAAGCTGGTGCACAGATCGCCAAGTCGCGCACCGCTTTGCAGCAGGCTTCGCCGCGGGCCATGCAAACCCTGCAGCAGCCCTACGCCCAGGTCGAGGAGGGGTTGCAGGCCTTTCTCGCCGAGGTCGACCGCGACATGTTCGAAGCCAGCCCCATGGTGCTGCAGCCGGCGCAGTTCGTGCAGCAGGTGCAAGGGCTGCAGGAACGGGTGAGCGTCCTGCGTAAGGCGGTGTACGGGCAGTTCAATGCCAATATCGGCGACTATCAGGACGACGCCCGTCAGGACATGCTGCACACCACGCTGATTTTCGCCGTGCTCACCCTGCTGGCGCTGTACCTGCTGCTATGCCTCAACGCCTCCATCCGCCGCAGCACCGCCGGCATCATCCAGGCGGCCGAAGGCCTGCGTGACGGCGACCTGCGGGTGCGCATGCAGGTGCATGGAGCCGACGATCTGGCGGCGATCTCCACGGCCCTGAATACCGCCGTCGCCCAGTTGCGCGATTCCATGCAGGGCGTCGGCCAGGAAGGGCAGAGCCTCGACGAGACCGTGCGTAACCTGGGGAGCCAGGCCGCGGGCTCATTGAATGCGGTCGAGCAACAGCAGGCGCAGATGAGCCAGATCGCCACGGCCGCCACGCAGATGGCGGCCACCGCCCAGAGCGTGGCGCAGAGCTGCGAGCAGGCCGCCCAGGAAGCCGGGCAGACCCGCGAGATTGCCAACCAGAGCAACCAGCGCAGTGCCCGCACCAGTGCCAGCATGCGCGAGCTCAGCGAGCGCCTGGCGGGCAGCGCGCAGACCCTGCAGAAGCTGCGTCAGCAGACCGAACAGATCACCCGGGTGGTCGACGTGATCAAGGGCATCGCCGAGCAGACCAATCTGCTGGCGCTCAACGCTGCCATCGAGGCGGCCCGAGCCGGCGAGCAGGGCCGCGGCTTCGCGGTGGTCGCCGACGAAGTGCGCTCCTTGTCACAGCGCACCCAGAATTCCACAGCCGAGATCGCCCAGACCGTCGGCGACCTGCACAAGGTGGTGGGTCAATCCGTCGCCGAGATGGAGCAGGCGATGCACCAGGCCGAAGGCGATGTGGGCAACGTGCTGGCGATGAGTGCGGACCTCGACGGTATCGTCGAGTCCGTGCAGCGCGTCAGCGATCGCCTGGCGCAGATCGCCACCGCTGCCGAGCAGCAGGCGGCGACCGCCGACGAGGTGAGCGGCAATATCCAGCAGGTCGATCAGGCCGCCAGTGAATTGCTTAGCGGTGCACGGATGGTCAGCGATGCCTGTGAACAACTGCGCCGTGGCAGCGAAACCCTATCGCGCAACACCGGCCGTTTCCGGGTGGAATAAGCGCGGGGACGGTGGCTGATCAATAAATGAACGATCCCTTTCAGGCCTGGATTTCAGTGGCCTGGAAGGGATGATCTTCAGGTTGTCCACAGGCTCATGCACGCGCATTGTGCATGAATGCTCCTGCTCTTCCGCTGCCGTCTTTCACCCTGCTCCAGCCCGTGAAGTCAAGCAATACAGCAGGTTGAATGCTTGTGGATTGGGCTGGTCAATAACTGATCAAATGCCGGAATACCACTGACGGCGTGGCTTTCATGGTTCGATACCAGTCTTATCCACAGATTCTTCCACGACTATTGTGTATAGCGCAGCGGTTTGCGCAGCGAGTTACCGAGATGTCCGCACCTCACCGTGGGGAACCGGGTTTTTGTAGCCGCCCAGCATTGAACAGTAAATGATCAGCACGCCAGATGCCCCGGATGTCGTGGCCTACAGCCTCCCATGCAAAGCTTATCCACATAGTGTTCCACGCAAGTTGTGCATTGTCCCCAGCGCTTCGACGTACTTGCCTGTCTTGACAAATTCTTTTGATGACAGTGACTTGTCGCGAATTTCATCTGTGAATAAATGGCTGCTCAAATAATGATCGGCCTGCCGAAAGCCGCATTTTCAGGGGCGCACAGCGCTTCACTCCAAGCTTATCCACAGAACGATCCACCTGTTTTGTGCATGAGTGGGGGCGCTTGTGCGCTATTGACGCTGACCACGGCCTCGCGCAGGCTCCGCAACCCACGTGTGCTGCAAGGATGCCAACCATGGCGACCATCCTGATCGTCGAAGATGAAGCCGCAATCGCCGACACCCTGGTCTACGCCCTGCAGGCAGAGGGCTTTACCACGCGCTGGTCGACGCTCGGCGGCGAGGCGCTGGCACTGCTGGAGCGCGAGGCCTGCGACCTGGTGATTCTCGACGTCGGCTTGCCCGATATCAGCGGTTTCGAGGCCTGCAAGCGGCTGCGGCGCTTTTCCGAAGTGCCAGTGATGTTCCTGACTGCCCGCAACGACGAGATCGATCGCGTTGTCGGGCTGGAGATCGGCGCCGATGATTACGTGGTCAAGCCCTTCAGCCCCCGTGAGGTGGCGGCGCGGGTCAAGGCCATTCTCAAGCGCGTGGCGCCCCGCGAGCCTGTCGCCAGGCCCAGCGAAGGCCCGTTTCGCCTCGACAGCGAGCGGGTGCGCATCGACTACCACGGCCAGCCCCTGAGCCTGACCCGCCTCGAATTCCAGTTGCTGCACTGCCTGCTCGGCCAGCCCGAGCGGGTGTTCAGCCGCGAACAGTTGCTCGATGCCCTGGGCGTGGCGGCCGATGCCGGCTACGAGCGCAATATCGACAGCCATATCAAGAGTCTACGCGCCAAGCTGCGCCAGGTCGCGCCCCAGGCCGAGCCGATCCAGACCCATCGCGGGCTGGGTTACAGCCTGCGCCTCGAATAGCGCCATGCCCAGCCTTCAGGAGACCTGCTGATGCCGCTCGGAGTCCGTATCTTTCTGGCCTACTTCCTGTTCGTCGGGCTGTCCGGCTGGTTCGTGCTGAGCACGGTGATGGACGAGATCCGCCCGGGTGTGCGCCAGTCCACCGAGGAAACCCTGGTCGATACCGCGCACCTGCTGGCCGTGCTGCTGCGCGAGGAGGTGCGCGACGGCCGCCTCGCCCAGGGGCAACTGCCCGAATTGCTCAAGGCCTACGGCCAGCGCCAGCCCGGCGCGCAGATCTGGGGCGTGGCGAAGAATCAGGTCAACCACCGCATCTACGTCACCGACGCCAATGGCATCGTGCTGCTCGACTCCAGCGGCCTCGCGGTAGGGCAGGACTACTCGCGCTGGAACGATGTCTACCTGACCCTGCGCGGCCGCTACGGCGTGCGCTCGACCCGGGAGGACCCGAACGATCCGGACTCCTCGGTGATGTATGTGGCGGCGCCGATCATCGACGGCGAGCGCATTCTCGGCGTGGTGTCGGTGGCCAAGCCCAATCGTACGCTGCAGCCATATATCGAGCGCTCGCAGCGGCGCCTCGGCTGGTTGGGTGCCGGGCTGATCGGCCTGGGCCTGCTGGTTGGCGGCTTGCTCAGCTGGTGGCTCAGCGGCTCGCTACGCCGCCTGACCCGTTATGCACAGGCGGTCAGCGAAGGCCAGCGGGCCGAGCTGCCCCAGGTACGTGGCGGCGAACTCGGGCAACTGGCCCAGGCGGTGGAGCGCATGCGCACCGAACTGGAAGGCAAGGCCTACGTCGAGCGCTACGTGCACACCCTGACCCATGAGCTGAAGAGCCCGCTGGCGGCGATTCGTGGCGCCGCCGAGCTGCTGGAGGCCGAGATGCCCGAGGCCCAGCGCCAGCGTTTCGTGGCCAATATCGGCGAAGAGGGCGAGCGCCTGCAGAACCTGGTCGAGCGCCTGCTGCACCTGGCGCAGGTCGAGCAGCGCCAGGGCCTTGAGGAGTGCGTCGCCGTGCCGCTGCACGCCATGATCGACGAGCTGGTGCAGGCCCAGATGGCGCGCATCGAACAACGTCAGGTGCAGGTGGATAACCGGGTGGATGCCGCGCAGACGCTGTTCGGCGAGCGTTTCCTGCTGCGCCAGGCGCTGAGCAACCTGCTCGACAACGCGCTGGACTTCACTCCGCCTGATGGGCTGATCCGCTTTGCCTGCGAGGCTGATGGCGAGTCGCTGCAACTGCGCCTGTTCAATCAGGGGCCGGCGGTTCCCGACTACGCCATGGCGCGTCTCACCGAGCGCTTCTATTCCCTGGCGCGCCCGGCCACCGGGCGCAAGAGCACCGGCCTGGGCCTCAACTTCGTGCAAGAAGTGGCCAACCTGCATGGCGCGACTCTGAGCATCGCCAACGTCGAGGGCGGCGTGGAAGTGCGCTTGAGCTTCACGCGTTGAGCGCCGTGGCTGCGACCTCGATCTCGCTGGCGGCGACCTGTCGCAAACGCGATGCGTACAGATGGCCGGACTTTGGCTATTCTGAAGCCTTTCGCCAATCTACCGGGACAGGAAGAAAACGCGCATGAAAAAGACCGTGGCCGAAGTACTGAAGAGCAAGCCGATTTCCAACGTGTATAGCGTCACCCCCGACAGCAGTGTGTTCGCGGCGATGAAACTGATGGCCGAGAAGGGCATTGGCGCCCTGGTGGTGCTCGAGGGCGAGCGACTGGCCGGCATCGTCAGCGAGCGTGACTACGTGCGCAAGGTCGCGGTGCAGGAACGCTCGCCAGCCAATCTGAAAGTCAGCGACATCATGACCGGCAAGGTCATTACCGTGACGCCGGGCGAAGATGCCCGGCATTGCATGGAACTGATGACCAATGGTCGTCTGCGCCACCTGCCGGTGGTCAGTGAGGGGCGGCTGGTCGGCCTACTGTCCATCGGCGACCTGGTCAAGGACATCATCAGCCACCAGGAAAACCTGATCCAGCACCTGGAGCAGTACATCCGCGGCGAATAGGCGACGACAGCGCCCGCAGCCATCCAGCCCGGCGGGTGACGCCCGCCGGGCTCCTCATAATTCCCACATAAACTCCATCCGCGCTCCATGCTGCCTCCACCGGGCCTGGCCAGACTGCGTGCATCCCAACTGCACGGAGCGCTGTGCCATGAACCGAAGCCTGCTGTTCAAACTGGGCACCATTGCCCTGCTGATTCTGCTGTTGATGATTCCCCTGTTGTTGATCGATGGCCTGGTGGGCGAGCGCCAGGCTGCGCGCGATGACGTACTGCGCGATATCGCCCGCAGCTCCAGCTATGCCCAGCAGATCACCGGGCCGATCATGGTGGTGCCGTATCGCAAGAAGGTACTGACCTGGAAAACCCGCAAGGACAGCGACGAGCGTTACCAGGAGGAGTCGATCGAGCAGGGCCGCCTGTACTTTTTGCCCGAGCGTTTCAGCCTTGACGGCGACGTGCGTACTGAGCTGCGTTACCGCGGCATCTACCAGGCGCGCCTGTATCACAGCGATAGTCAGGTCAGTGGCGAGTTCAAGGTGCCGGCCAACTACGGCATCAGCGATGTCGAGGCCTATTGGTTCGGCGAGCCCTTCATCGCCGTGGGCATCAGCGATGTGCGCGGCATCGGCAACCACCTCAAGCTGCAGCTCAATGGCGCCAGCCTGAGTTTCGAGCCGGGCAGCGGCGATGACAATTTCGGCAGCGGCGTACATGTGACGCTGCCGGCGCGCGACAGCCGCATTGAGCAGGCCTACCGCTTTGCGTTCGACCTGAAGCTGCAGGGCACCGACCAGTTGAGCATCACCCCGGTCGGTCGCGAGAGCCAGGTCAGCCTGCGTTCGGACTGGCCGCACCCGAGTTTCATCGGTGAGTTCCTGCCCAGTCAGCGCGAGGTGACCGAGCAGGGCTTCACCGCCAAATGGCAGATCAGCTTCTTCGCCACCGACATGCAGGACGCCCTGAGCAGCTGCGTCAGCGGCTCCTGCGCCGCCATGCAGAGCCGTGCGCTCGGGGTCAGCTTCATCGATCCGGTGGACCAGTACCTCAAGGCCGATCGGGCGATCAAGTATGCGCTGCTGTTCATCACCTTGACCTTCGCCGTGTTCTTTCTCTTCGAAGTGCTCAAGCGCATGGCCGTGCACCCGGTGCAGTACGCCCTGGTGGGCCTGTCCATGGCGCTGTTCTACCTGCTGTTGCTGTCGCTCTCCGAGCACCTGGGCTTTGCCGTGGCCTACGGCCTGTCGGCCCTGGGCTGCGTGGCATTGAACGGCTTCTACGTCAGCAGCGTGCTGCGCAGTTGGCTGCGCGGCGCCGCGTTCGGTGGCTTGCTGGCGGCCCTGTACGGGCTGCTCTACGGCCTGCTCAGTGCCGAGGACTACGCCCTGCTGATGGGCTCGTTGCTGGTATTCGGCGTGCTGGGCTGCGTGATGGTGCTGACCCGCAAGCTCGATTGGTACGGCGTTGGCCGCCCGACCACCAGCGCAACCATCGCTTCCTGACCCTTGCCGGGGCGTGCCAGGCGCACGCCCCATGGAGATCGCCATGCGCGCCTTATTGCAATTCTCTGCCTGTTTCTCTCTCGGCCTGTGCATCGCCGCTGTGCTGCTGATCGCCATGATGTTCGTCGGCCGCTTCGACTGGATCGAACTCATGATGCTCAGCGGCTGGCCATTCGCTCAGCTGGGGCTGCAACTGTTGCCCGACCCTTTCTGGGACACCTTGACCGGGGTGACCGATGCCGCGGCCAACAGCTCGGTGCAATCGTTCCTGCAACTGTGCGTGGCCGTGGCGCAGATCGCCCTGCTGTTCGCCCTGGGTTTCTTTCGCCTGTGGTACCGGCGATGAGCGGGCGGCTCGGCTTGCGCGAGGAGCGCCGTGCCGGACGGCAACTGGCGCGTTTTATCGCTGAGCTGTTTCCCGCGCCGGCGCCACTTGGCAGCGATGGCCGACGGTCGCCGGAGCAGGTCTCGCACACGCCGTCATAGACCTGGATCAATGGTTAGGCGGCCTGGCCTCTCTAGAATCGCCGGCTCTGTTTTTCCGCGAGCCCGTTTCACCATGTCCAACCCACCGTTTCGCCCCGAACTGCTGTCACCCGCCGGCAGCCTGAAGAACATGCGCTACGCCTTCGCCTATGGCGCCGATGCGGTGTACGCCGGGCAGCCGCGCTACAGCCTGCGGGTGCGCAACAACGAGTTCGACCACGCCAACCTGGCCCAGGGCATTCGCGAGGCCCGGGTGCTGGGCAAGCGTTTCTACGTGGTGGTCAACATCGCCCCGCACAACGCCAAACTGAAGACCTTTCTCGATGACCTGCAGCCGGTGATCGACATGGCGCCGGACGCGCTGATCATGTCCGACCCCGGGCTGATCATGCTGGTGCGCGGCCGTTATCCACAGATGCCCATTCACCTTTCGGTGCAGGCCAACGCGGTGAACTGGGCCAGCGTGGCATTCTGGCAGGGGCAGGGCCTGGAGCGGGTGATCCTGTCGCGGGAACTGTCCCTCGGCGAAATCGAGGAAATCCGCACCCAGGTGCCGGATATGGAACTGGAAGTGTTCGTCCATGGCGCGCTGTGCATGGCCTATTCGGGGCGCTGCCTGCTGTCCGGCTACCTCAACCGTCGCGACCCCAACCAGGGCGCCTGCACC
Above is a genomic segment from Pseudomonas argentinensis containing:
- a CDS encoding methyl-accepting chemotaxis protein translates to MRELSERLAGSAQTLQKLRQQTEQITRVVDVIKGIAEQTNLLALNAAIEAARAGEQGRGFAVVADEVRSLSQRTQNSTAEIAQTVGDLHKVVGQSVAEMEQAMHQAEGDVGNVLAMSADLDGIVESVQRVSDRLAQIATAAEQQAATADEVSGNIQQVDQAASELLSGARMVSDACEQLRRGSETLSRNTGRFRVE
- the creD gene encoding cell envelope integrity protein CreD, with the translated sequence MNRSLLFKLGTIALLILLLMIPLLLIDGLVGERQAARDDVLRDIARSSSYAQQITGPIMVVPYRKKVLTWKTRKDSDERYQEESIEQGRLYFLPERFSLDGDVRTELRYRGIYQARLYHSDSQVSGEFKVPANYGISDVEAYWFGEPFIAVGISDVRGIGNHLKLQLNGASLSFEPGSGDDNFGSGVHVTLPARDSRIEQAYRFAFDLKLQGTDQLSITPVGRESQVSLRSDWPHPSFIGEFLPSQREVTEQGFTAKWQISFFATDMQDALSSCVSGSCAAMQSRALGVSFIDPVDQYLKADRAIKYALLFITLTFAVFFLFEVLKRMAVHPVQYALVGLSMALFYLLLLSLSEHLGFAVAYGLSALGCVALNGFYVSSVLRSWLRGAAFGGLLAALYGLLYGLLSAEDYALLMGSLLVFGVLGCVMVLTRKLDWYGVGRPTTSATIAS
- the creC gene encoding two-component system sensor histidine kinase CreC, producing the protein MPLGVRIFLAYFLFVGLSGWFVLSTVMDEIRPGVRQSTEETLVDTAHLLAVLLREEVRDGRLAQGQLPELLKAYGQRQPGAQIWGVAKNQVNHRIYVTDANGIVLLDSSGLAVGQDYSRWNDVYLTLRGRYGVRSTREDPNDPDSSVMYVAAPIIDGERILGVVSVAKPNRTLQPYIERSQRRLGWLGAGLIGLGLLVGGLLSWWLSGSLRRLTRYAQAVSEGQRAELPQVRGGELGQLAQAVERMRTELEGKAYVERYVHTLTHELKSPLAAIRGAAELLEAEMPEAQRQRFVANIGEEGERLQNLVERLLHLAQVEQRQGLEECVAVPLHAMIDELVQAQMARIEQRQVQVDNRVDAAQTLFGERFLLRQALSNLLDNALDFTPPDGLIRFACEADGESLQLRLFNQGPAVPDYAMARLTERFYSLARPATGRKSTGLGLNFVQEVANLHGATLSIANVEGGVEVRLSFTR
- the creB gene encoding two-component system response regulator CreB; the encoded protein is MATILIVEDEAAIADTLVYALQAEGFTTRWSTLGGEALALLEREACDLVILDVGLPDISGFEACKRLRRFSEVPVMFLTARNDEIDRVVGLEIGADDYVVKPFSPREVAARVKAILKRVAPREPVARPSEGPFRLDSERVRIDYHGQPLSLTRLEFQLLHCLLGQPERVFSREQLLDALGVAADAGYERNIDSHIKSLRAKLRQVAPQAEPIQTHRGLGYSLRLE
- a CDS encoding CBS domain-containing protein; this translates as MKKTVAEVLKSKPISNVYSVTPDSSVFAAMKLMAEKGIGALVVLEGERLAGIVSERDYVRKVAVQERSPANLKVSDIMTGKVITVTPGEDARHCMELMTNGRLRHLPVVSEGRLVGLLSIGDLVKDIISHQENLIQHLEQYIRGE